One stretch of Eupeodes corollae chromosome 2, idEupCoro1.1, whole genome shotgun sequence DNA includes these proteins:
- the LOC129945265 gene encoding collagen alpha-1(XV) chain-like, translating to MVNDRITSSSKHANVDYNLLGAVKDLIGVDFVEGSDSFPAFEFTAMSDIKDSYRLHLPEKLYEFAITTIFRPVTRTGGYLFSIVNPEETIVQLGIHLSPATTGKWNITLLYTNWDSTTWVSKKLATFEIPYSNNWQTVAFKILSDQVTFYHNCIETTTVMVKREPIELIFDSASTLYIGQAGPRLKGHFETKNPVMNTKRFV from the exons ATGGTCAATGATAGAATCACGTCTTCTTCAAAAC ATGCCAATGTAGATTACAATCTTCTGGGAGCCGTTAAGGATTTGATCGGTGTTGACTTTGTCGAAGGTAGTGACAGCTTCCCAGCCTTCGAATTTACCGCAATGTCTGATATAAAAGACTCCTATCGTCTGCATTTACCTGAAAAATTGTACGAGTTTGCAATTACAACCATCTTCCGTCCGGTAACACGTACCGGTGGATATTTATTCAGCATAGTAAATCCGGAAGAAACAATCGTCCAACTGGGTATACATTTGAGTCCTGCAACAACTGGCAAATGGAACATAACATTGCTCTACACCAATTGGGATAGCACAACTTGGGTCAGCAAGAAGTTGGCTACATTCGAAATACCCTATTCGAACAATTGGCAGACTGTAGCATTCAAAATACTCTCAGACCAGGTTACATTCTATCACAACTGCATTGAGACAACAACGGTGATGGTGAAGCGAGAACCTattgaattgatatttgattCGGCTTCGACCCTTTATATTGGGCAAGCTGGTCCAAGGCTGAAGGGCCATTTCGAG ACTAAAAATCCTGTGATGAATACGAaacgttttgtttaa